The Pungitius pungitius chromosome 10, fPunPun2.1, whole genome shotgun sequence genome has a window encoding:
- the si:dkey-3d4.3 gene encoding kelch domain-containing protein 3 has protein sequence MQQKTFQTTSRRLTSQNGPVAAMSQRTPCLWTRLPQSSRSPCDRYKHACCSHDGNVYVLGGRDNSGLRDFWRYSVVCNDWIELNCTSEAAPEELEEHSMVAHEGFLYVFGGILDSAYTKWRCPLWMFDIAKQKWVHCQGKTSPPQAQMPTNRKAHSAVVVGSAMLVYGGFVDMKGSSQDFWSLDLDTMAWSLLIGSQQGSLGPGPRHSHSAVANHSCMYLFGGLKGLREQRDLWKWNSTSHTWSSLKNKSGPSRLMGHSAVSYKDSMLVFGGGESQSSPKNGLWRYSFSTQSWGQVATLPGSNPPDKIHHCCAGLGPSYKSNTSSPGYSSELQQGLLGGKLRPFKNRCFPAPLTFLGSEGAIELETFSADRCYASQTLAQSSNLDHTTEGRTGSCLTFENKAFRTQWSPTQEEVLDEEDEEDEDMAQHMPDLLLVLGGRPCTRHSPISIWQMTLTDC, from the exons AAAATGGGCCAGTGGCAGCTATGAGTCAGCGCACTCCCTGCCTGTGGACCCGGCTCCCCCAGAGCAGCCGGTCCCCGTGTGACCGCTACAAGCACGCCTGCTGCAGCCATGATGGGAATGTGTATGTCCTGGGCGGGAGAGACAACAGCGGTCTGAGGGACTTCTGGAGGTACAGCGTGG TTTGTAATGATTGGATAGAGTTGAACTGCACAAGTGAAGCTGCACCAGAAGAGCTGGAGGAACATTCTATGGTGGCTCATGAG GGCTTCCTGTACGTGTTTGGAGGCATCCTGGATTCTGCATACACAAAGTGGAGATGTCCCCTCTGGATGTTCGACATAG CAAAGCAGAAGTGGGTGCACTGCCAGGGGAAGACGAGCCCCCCTCAG GCCCAAATGCCAACCAACAGAAAAGCCCACAGTGCCGTGGTGGTCGGCTCCGCCATGCTGGTGTACGGTGGCTTTGTAGACATGAAAGGATCTTCGCAGGACTTCTGGAGTTTGGACTTGG ATACCATGGCTTGGTCCCTGCTGATTGGTTCCCAGCAGGGCTCATTAGGCCCAGGCCCCAGACACAGTCACTCCGCTGTGGCCAACCACAGCTGCATGTACCTGTTTGGGGGCTTGAAAGGCTTGCGGGAGCAGAGGGACTTGTGGAAGTGGAATTCCACCAGCCACACATGGAGCTCTCTTAAAAACAA GTCCGGTCCCTCCAGGCTGATGGGACACTCTGCTGTGTCCTACAAGGACAGTATGCTGGTTTTTGGGGGAGGCGAGAGCCAGAGCTCTCCAAAGAACGGCCTGTGGAGGTACAGCTTCAGCACGCAGAGCTGGGGGCAGGTTGCCACACTGCCCGGCTCTAACCCCCCAGACAAGATCCACCACTGTTGTGCTGGGCTGGGTCCCAGCTACAAGTCCAACACCAGCAGCCCCGGATACAGCTCAGAACTCCAACAGGGGCTGCTGGGAGGGAAACTGAGGCCCTTCAAGAACAGGTGCTTCCCTGCCCCGCTCACCTTCCTGGGCTCAGAGGGAGCCATTGAGCTGGAGACCTTCAGCGCAGACAGATGCTACGCTAGTCAAACCCTCGCACAATCCTCCAACCTGGACCACACCACTGAGGGACGGACTGGAAGCTGTCTGACCTTTGAGAACAAGGCTTTCAGGACCCAGTGGAGCCCCACgcaggaggaggtgctggacgaggaggacgaggaggacgaggacatgGCCCAGCACATGCCTGATCTGCTGCTGGTCCTGGGGGGGAGACCCTGCACCAGACACAGTCCCATCTCTATCTGGCAAATGACTCTAACTGACTGCTAA
- the inhbb gene encoding inhibin beta B chain, translated as MSIYSVALSCLVAYVLSVRCSSVAGTDTQSPPQESCASCGLRAPDQSERVNIDFLEAVKRHILNRLQMRDRPNITHPIPKASMVTALRRLHAGKLREDGRVEIPSFDGQAAYNNEVQAENSEIISFAESDDHTSTNTGLFFFISNEGNQNLYVSQANLWLYFRVLPAGPEKGLRRKVTVKIHYQEAGSAAGAEAGPGGGGGGGGGGGTGRWALVEKRVDLKRSGWHTFPLSEAVRAVFGKGSRRQDLEVHCEGCETAGVTPIMVDPGDPSHRPFLVVRVRQVDGKHRIRKRGLECDGTSGGLCCRQQFYIDFRLIGWNDWIIAPAGYYGNYCEGSCPAYMAGVPGSASSFHTAVVNQYRMRGMSPGSVNSCCIPTKLSTMSMLYFDDEYNIVKRDVPNMIVEECGCA; from the exons atgagCATATACAGCGTGGCGTTGTCCTGTTTAGTGGCGTACGTTCTCTCCGTGCGCTGCAGCTCGGTAGCCGGCACCGACACTCAGAGCCCCCCCCAGGAGTCGTGCGCGTCCTGCGGTCTCAGGGCGCCGGATCAGTCGGAGCGGGTGAACATAGACTTTCTGGAGGCGGTTAAGAGGCACATACTGAACCGGCTACAGATGAGAGACAGACCCAACATCACTCACCCCATCCCCAAGGCTTCGATGGTGACGGCGCTCAGGAGGTTGCACGCCGGGAAATTGCGCGAGGACGGTCGGGTGGAGATCCCCAGTTTTGACGGACAGGCTGCGTACAACAACGAGGTGCAAGCGGAGAACTCAGAGATCATCAGCTTTGCAGAATCAG ATGATCACACATCCACCAACACTGGtttgttcttcttcatctctAACGAGGGCAACCAGAACCTGTACGTGTCCCAGGCCAACCTGTGGCTCTATTTCCGCGTGCTGCCAGCCGGCCCTGAGAAAGGCCTTCGGAGAAAGGTGACAGTCAAGATCCATTACCAGGAGGCCGGGTCAGCTGCCGGAGCGGAGgcgggtccaggagggggtggtggtggaggtggaggagggggaacaGGCCGCTGGGCTTTGGTGGAAAAGCGAGTGGATCTGAAACGTAGCGGCTGGCATACTTTCCCCCTCTCTGAGGCTGTGCGTGCTGTCTTTGGGAAAGGCAGCCGGCGCCAGGACCTGGAGGTCCACTGCGAGGGCTGCGAGACAGCCGGTGTGACTCCGATAATGGTGGACCCCGGCGACCCGTCCCACCGGCCCTTCCTGGTGGTGCGCGTGCGACAGGTGGATGGAAAGCACCGCATTCGCAAGCGTGGTCTTGAGTGCGATGGTACCAGCGGGGGCCTTTGCTGCCGGCAGCAGTTTTACATTGACTTCCGTCTCATTGGCTGGAACGACTGGATCATTGCGCCAGCTGGTTACTATGGCAACTACTGCGAGGGTAGCTGCCCGGCCTACATGGCGGGCGTGCCGGGCTCGGCTTCATCCTTCCACACTGCAGTGGTGAACCAGTACCGCATGAGAGGGATGAGCCCAGGCTCAGTTAACTCCTGCTGCATCCCCACAAAGCTCAGTACTATGTCCATGCTCTACTTTGACGACGAATACAACATCGTAAAGAGGGATGTGCCCAACATGATTGTGGAGGAGTGCGGCTGTGCTTGA